The Helicoverpa armigera isolate CAAS_96S chromosome 21, ASM3070526v1, whole genome shotgun sequence sequence tctctactatttattatgtattacattgttctataattttatgtatatttttgtataatacaaattttattacataggCAAGCTACTGAAAGTTGGATATACTGTTACTTAAATTGTCTTTTCTTATGTACACACTTATTGTTTGAGAAAAAGCTTGATTCAGATCTAAGACATTTCAATTCATATATTGTATCTACTTGAAGTAGTCGTATCATAGCACACTTCATAAAATGattcaaatttcataaaatattatgatattaaCGGAAACCAAGAACAGCAGTCAGGTTGCCATGAAACGCAGCCATTTCATGAAGTTATCAAGAATTTTATGAAGTGGCTACAATATACATCGCCTGATCATTTAAATCAGCCGAATGTCTTACACTATCAGTGATTACGTCAGATCATTCACAAGCCTTTACTGGTTAACTCCTAGGAGCCACGCAACTGTCAGGATGGGTCATCATCAGAGTCAAGGTCATCAGATGAGTCATCGGATGAATCGCTGCTATCCGAGGAATCGGTTTCATCATCACTTTCATCATCAATGTATGCCGAATTTGTTCTATGTAACCCACTTAATAAAGACATGGATGCCATTTTAACTGCTACTTCATTCTCCATTATATTGTCAACTTCCTCTTGCTTGACTAGCTCCGCAGCTGCTTCTAATTCTTCAATGTCTAATTCTAAATCACTTTTGGTTATTTCAATATTAGCAATATTATTGTAGAGCTCGTCAAGCTCCTCGTTTCTACATTTCTGTAGGAATACTAAATAATCCTTGATGTACAACTGATTCAGAATATATCTAGCATCATTACTGGCATTGAACATTTGATGTATTTCTATAACACATTTCACCACAAATTTCTTGCCCTTTCTGAAGAGACTGACAAGATCATTTTTGACTTTATTGCATAAGTCAAAGTTTCTAAATATTGGATAGATCAAAGCTCGTCTGTAACAAGCGACGAGGACTTGTTTCATATCTGTAAATGTGCAGAACCAACTTAGCGTTGATGACAGTTTATTTATAGTCCAACCTGATTCCACAGTGCTTTCATTTAATGTTGTTCGTTTATCATAGCAGTATCCATAGAGAATATCTACCAGACCATATAGGACCTGCTTATATTCATTCTTACTGAGTAAAAACTGCTTATTTGGTAGTTCTTTGAGCACACCCACTTCTTCTTCAGAGAATTCAGGTTCTTTAAGTGAATTTGTATTGCTCCAAGGAGCTACGGCCGTAACAAAAGGTTCAAGAAGTTCTTCATCATAAAAATCTGCCAGGTAGTGATCTGATGAAAATTTGTCATTTTCGTATCGTATTCTCTTACTCTGTCGTTCTTCAATTGACACC is a genomic window containing:
- the LOC110380843 gene encoding protein SHQ1 homolog encodes the protein MLTPRFKLTQDDNHIYINVHAPYTNIGDTEIDVDGENFLFVSSPYFLRLRLPARIVDNDSSKGSYICDSGDFNLTFDKEVPGQHFENLDMITSLLAPRDIPDINPNLVEMLEEDGITIENDSKDDDYSNKYSYGFANKITTEFSNIGVEFPQIFELRVPEMVSIEERQSKRIRYENDKFSSDHYLADFYDEELLEPFVTAVAPWSNTNSLKEPEFSEEEVGVLKELPNKQFLLSKNEYKQVLYGLVDILYGYCYDKRTTLNESTVESGWTINKLSSTLSWFCTFTDMKQVLVACYRRALIYPIFRNFDLCNKVKNDLVSLFRKGKKFVVKCVIEIHQMFNASNDARYILNQLYIKDYLVFLQKCRNEELDELYNNIANIEITKSDLELDIEELEAAAELVKQEEVDNIMENEVAVKMASMSLLSGLHRTNSAYIDDESDDETDSSDSSDSSDDSSDDLDSDDDPS